The Populus nigra chromosome 4, ddPopNigr1.1, whole genome shotgun sequence genome contains the following window.
TGAACACCATAAATACAgttaattctttgataagttCTTAAGAGTTCAATGAAGAACTAAGAGTATGAATGTAAGTAAAGACAATTGGCTCGTGTTGAACGctataaaaatagttaatctTTAATAAGTTTTGAAGAGTTCAATAAAGAACCAAGTAAACAAAGACAATTGGCTCAGGCTACGCTACATGTTAggctaaaaaaatttgaatgtaaAAAAGGAATGTTCAAGTTGTAGGGAACTCTTTGATAGTGTCATAAAACTCGTCCTAGTAGGTCAACCATGAAACCTCTCAACCCGACTTGCTACCTAGCccgagtttcaaattaaattgtgtaGAAGTTGCTTTGACATGATCTAGACAACTTGACGagtggtttgacttaaaaaataattcaagatgtgtgtgtatatatatatatatataatgatattttggaTCAACCCAGGTCAACCCAGGTTTACCTTTCAAACCCGCGACTTGAGTCATGGATTTcactagatttaataactttattgtttatttaatcatatgatAACAAGATAGATGTTTGCAAAATCAAACACTAACCTAATATCAAAAAAACTCTTTGATAGTGTCATAAAACTCGTCCTAGTAGGTCAACCATGAAACCTCTCAACCCGACTTGCTACCTAGCccgagtttcaaattaaattgtgtaGAAGTTGCTTTGACATGATCTAGACAACTTGACGagtggtttgacttaaaaaataattcaagatgtgtgtgtatatatatatatataatgatattttggatcaacccgggtcaacccaggTTTACCTTTCAAACCCGCGACTTGAGTCATGGATTTcactagatttaataactttattgtttatttaatcatatgatAACAAGATAGATGTTTGCAAAATCAAACACTAACCTAatgtcaaagtatttttttgataccacaataacctcataaaaaaatttaaagcaaatcatgaaactcaattttcaatcaacccaataaaaatgaaattgaaaaacaatcaatgaaaaaaactaaagaacaaaaaaaaaaaacttgagttaacaaGTCTAATTCCCGACCTGAGTCATGAACTtcactaaatttaataactttacttttttaaaattatttttttatttaataatacaataacaaaaacaaatattcacaAAATTGAGCACTAAACCAATACCAGGATGTTTTTAGAAACTATGATAATCctcacaaaacaaaaataaaaaaatcataaattttaattttcaatcaataaataaaattggaaaaaaaacaactaaacgaccaaaaaaaagttacttttttaataaatagtattttgtgagtatgtgaaaaatgaattaacttctatttcagtttttattaataattaattaatattttctataaaaataaactgtTTTTAGGTTCATTTACACAGGCATATACATCTAAAGAATAGTTTGGCAGTTTAATGACTGTTAGACATTATATATGATTAAATATCCGCACAAACACCGATGTATATCTCCATTTGAAAAGAGAGGAGCGGAGCACCATTCAAGGGTCAGCAGATGAGCACTCCGTAACACATCGATCCGTATCTCTAATGCTGGATAACACGGACGACTTGATCGTGGTGACTGTCAAAAACCAAACCTATTCTGATACTTCCGGTGATTTGAGGCTCGGGAAGGCTCCAGAATCCAGATTGTTTAGCAAAGAGGTTGTAGAATTTAGACACTGTAATACAGAAGATTATCCCtaacaccaaaaacaaaagcaaaagattATCCCTAACACCACAAACAAAAGCAAACCATTACTTTTGTATCATTGACATCAAGAAACCGGAGATTTGAGGCACAAGTGCAAAATCGTttcagaaaaaggaaaatacaaGGGATATTAGCAGATTTTATATCATTGACATCAAGAAAAATGTATTGAGAACAGAGCAGAGCCATCACTGAACAAATAGTGCCACAGAAGTCCAACAATATAAGTTCTATGCCCAGTAGTTCAGAATTGGATAACATTTCCATGCTTTCTGAGGTGATAAAGCTCTGTTTCAACATGCAACAGAATGAAAACTAGAGAAATTAATATTATGACTCCCTGCTAAGCAATTAATCAAGCAAGCAAATCTGTTACTTGAGCTCACAAGATGACTAAAGAGATGAAATTTTAGACACTTGCAATAAACAGGTTCCATTGGCGAACTGCTTAGCCACTTGTGCACTGACGGGTTCTTTTGGGTGATAGAGACATCATTTGGAACAAGGGCAAAAAATGCTAggaaaaagccaaaaaaacaaGGTCAAGCAATGCATAATTAAACTGAGCATAACATGACTAAACTGAAAGATAGGAACAATCCTAATCTATGATAATATGGAAAAGAAACGGAATAAGCCAAATGGAAAATTCGGAATTATCATATGAATAGATTCCAGGTTAAAACTGTCTTCTCATCATagtacataaaattgaaagaattcgaACCCAAACTTAATGTTAACATCAGAGACTTGTGCTGCTACTCCAAACATCACAAGTGAGAAGCTTGTAGCTCAACATGCAAAAAGGCAAAACTATCCTGCATGCAAtctgtttatttaacaaaagcaTTACACAATCATTAATTCTGTAATACAATAGAAGATTTAACAGGTTTAAAGGTTTAATGGACATGGAGCAATTTCTTTTAAACTAACAATACCAAAGCCATCGTTTCAAATATCTAATATTGAAAAGCAAATATAATAATGGTTAATTTGTATCCAACTAATCAGTGTGTCATACCTGTACCATCAGTATATTCATTCGAACTCAAATATCCTTTAAATACAATAATAGTGCACATATTGtcgaaaaaaacaatgatacaTTAATATACAGCCAAAATAGCAATGGCATCCATCTCTAGAAACACCCTTGCCGAGAGAAGCCCCCCCACCACCTTCCCCAAAAACATGCTGGACAGGCtttcaaaaaatagaaaaaaaatattttcctagcTATTCTACTTGCAAAGTTCCAGAAACAGGTGTTTATGTTTTGGAGGCTAAATCTTTGCCAGGTGCAAGAGACAAAATGTAAATGCCACAACAAATTTGTATGGAACTCACATTTTCTGTagcattgaaaaacaataacatGGTCAAAACCCAGCCATTGAAGTCAACCGACATCCCATTTGAAGCCCTGAAGCTGATACTGGGACAAATGTTCTGTTCGTGTTTCCCAGTACTGCAATTCTTCGCCTTGGTGCTCCAAAGAATTTTCTGTATCATCAATATCATCGATTAACCTTGACTTAATCCATGCTGCTGCTACATCGTCACTCAGCTCCCTTGGCATGCCCTTCACTAATTCGTCCAGTGCATTCAACAAGTTGGCACGACTATATAGTTCAATCATACAAGTATAATGTTCTACAACAGGAGTTATCCCATAGTGTTCTCTCATATATTTGAAGTACATATCACCCTCTCTTACTTTGTCAGTCTGTAAACAAGCGCATATGACACCTACAAAAGTGATTGCATCTGGCCGTACATTTGCCTCCTCCATCTTTGTAAAAAGAGAAAGGGCCTCCTCCCCATATCCATGCACCCCCAAGCTAGTTATCATAGCATTCCATGTAGCTAAACTTTTTATTTGCATCTCGCGAAATACTTGCCTGGCATCATCCAAACTGCCACATTTGCTATACATGTCAATAAGAGCAGTCCCAAGGAAAGCCCCAAGGTCGAACCCGTTCTTGAGTGCATAATCATGAATCCATCTACCCAATTTAAGACTTCCCAACTCGGAGCACGCCTTTAACAAATTAACCAGAGTAAACTCATTGGGCTTCACATTAGCAAGCAACATTCTCCAAAACAATTCAAACGCCTCATGAGGTCGTTGGTTCCTCACATACGCATTAATCATTGCCGTCCAGGAAACGACATTGCGTGTTGGCATTTGATCAAAAGCCCGTCGAGCAGCATCCAGATCTCCACAAACAACAAGTCCTGCAATAAAAGTGGTCCACGAAACCACATTTCGAACACGCATTTTGTCAAACACCTTGCGTCCATAGCCCTCATCCCCGCAGCTGAAATAAAGATCCATCAAAGTGTTGTACAAAAACATGTCCTTTGAAAACCCAGTTTTAATAGCAAGGCCATGGACCTCTTTCCCTTTTCTGATGGAACCGGAGGCCAAACACGCCTTAACAACGAAAGGGAAAGTGAACTTATCGGGAGGAAAGCCACGGCGAATCATGAGGTTATAGAGAAGGAGAGCTTTCATAGAATATCCATGAATAGTGTACGTCCtaatcatgaaattccaagtaaAAGTATGGGGTTCTTGAACTTGATGGAAAAGTAAAGCAGCATAATCCAATCTCCCATAAGAAGAACAGAGGTGGATCAATTTCCTAACAAGTAATTGATTAGCAGAGAGGGCATTGCGGATGATCTTACCATGGACAAGTTTGAGATGATTGAAACTGGTGCAGTTTTGGAGTAAAAGGAGAGCTTCAGCAGAACCAAACTTAGGCCAACATGTAGAACTAGTGTGATAGTGAGAGTTCAAGAATGGGCTTCTTCTTCTGCTGGATATAATAAGAGCATCAGGTAGAGTAGACGAAAGGCATGCGACCATTATTCTTTTCACCGCTGGTTTGGTTGTTGGACGCTTCACCGCTCTGCTAGCTGCGTATTGACTGCAGTTTGTTTATTCTGCTAATGTTGTAGTGGAATAATATTATTGTCTGGCGATAATCCTCGGCCTCACAGATCGCACGGAAATTATCGCATGATTTTGGATAGTGTATTGAGGATTGAGCGAGGCCGTGTCAGCTTTTCCGTTTATTCTAATGTTTATTCTAACGCTAACTTCCTTGGAATGGGATATAAAGAGCTTAGGCAAAAAATTCCAAACTAGTTGGcctaattaaaatattaggtgTTGAGATATCCctacaagtttaataacatggattgtaaatatttaaatacaaataGTATAATGTTTGATTCATTTAAGCtttctcctcaacccatgtAATAAGCTTTAAGTTAATAACTTTCATGTTGGTTGACTTTAGGGCATTAGATGTTAAAACACCCTTTCCTTTCAGGCTTAATTACTTAGGTTAAAGAAGTTACAAAACCAACTACTATATATATTGCTTAGGaatgaaatattatatatataatctttcaTTCCTTTAGTTGCTATTTTTGACAAAAGAACACAAATAATGTAATGATTCAATTTGCAACTCACAAACATGTGTCAAAGTATGTGTGTAAAAATGATGATTATAAAtacttgataaataaatatatgagcataattaagtgataacaatatGAGAGTTTTTAAAGTTGACTAATTCAAAAAGAAGTGTATGATAAAATCCTGTTATGAATTTTGCAAATAAccattgtaaaatatttattacaatacGTCTCAAGAGTCACCTTAAGAGTAGAGTTCCTTCTTACTCTATCATCCTCACAGTAACAATTAtgtcaaatgattttaataacataaaaaagaaagcttttttttttccctaactATTTCAACTATTATCTCCTTCAACTAAAATGAGATATTGTCCTCAatgtttaaagtaaaaaaagtaGAGTATAGAAGATATTACCTGAAATAGCAATTACTAAAAAACCTGAAACAACAATTACTGAAAAACCttaaacacacttaaacaaatataataaacaatgaaatagaaaataatatgttatggataaaaccaaaagacataaATATTTACATACTAAAGCTCAAATTCAATCTATGTTTTTTACAACTTTTCATGATTGACTAGCCTGTTTGATTCATAGATGCATCATTTTAGGGATGAAAgtttgtagttggtcaatcaattgttcaacaATTGTAGTAGAAATTATGATTCGTTGTGCTAAAGATGTAATAAACCTTTTTTCCACAACATGGTCaataaaagacaacaaattattataaaaaactattaacatttaacaaacctataggtttttGGTGAATGTTCAGTTGGGTCTagaagaaaatatcaaatatctcTTCTAATGTGCCCAAACCATCTAATAAGGAAATAAAAGCATCATAATGTTCAAGCATTGTACCTATTCATTCAGACATTGTCAAGACTTTTAGTTCCTTTCTAGTTGTTTTTCAAGTGATATTCTCTTTGGATAAAGCTTTTGAGATGATACCTAAAACTTGACtactcataaaaatataattgttgaCACATTCCCCACTAACCCATGATTATCTTTTTCAtgcactaaatgaatctttctctcagctagtacctgaccaagatgatttgttgaTTATAAAAACTCCAAATACTGGATCcaccaaaaacataaatattttatattttatgagcTAAAGATCCTTCCATTTCTATACTCTTTTATACTCTTTAAATATATaagttgaataaaaatgaagggaaaggtgaaaagattttatagatataaaaaaggaaatgcaatcatatcacctatatgGATAGACTAATtggagggtttttttattttatttgtgttagaACATGTATATGTACAAGTAATTGTGATTGTGACTCACATCTTTCCTAGGTTTTATCTTCAAAAATGGCTTAAACACTCTCTATAGGTCAGGATAGGCTTCCtatacagtttttttaaaaaactaacaaacaaggtcttttttagtcagattctcAAGACTATGTCTAGCATATTCTTTATGAAAATAGGGTCGTAAATCATGAATTTCACGATGAACATCTTTGTTGTTATAGAATTAAGGCAATAATAACACATAAGAGGGTGAATTAGGTGTTCCACTAATTATGTCAAATAATGTAAATAATCACACTAAGCACATATAACACAataaccaacaatataattaaagtgtttAATGTAAATagataatgaaagagagattgTAAACTTAGTTTTAAACATGGTTCGGCAAGACTACATCTATACCTTAAGTACCAACCTTACTTGAGTATTGTACTCTTTTACTCATCTAAGTGAAAGATACAATGTCCTTGATGAATTCATACCAAACAATTACACCACTTGAAGATGTCATCTctttaagattttttctttgatgacaaTACATCACAAATACCAAGAGTTTACCTAGAATCTCAA
Protein-coding sequences here:
- the LOC133691628 gene encoding pentatricopeptide repeat-containing protein At3g26630, chloroplastic; its protein translation is MVACLSSTLPDALIISSRRRSPFLNSHYHTSSTCWPKFGSAEALLLLQNCTSFNHLKLVHGKIIRNALSANQLLVRKLIHLCSSYGRLDYAALLFHQVQEPHTFTWNFMIRTYTIHGYSMKALLLYNLMIRRGFPPDKFTFPFVVKACLASGSIRKGKEVHGLAIKTGFSKDMFLYNTLMDLYFSCGDEGYGRKVFDKMRVRNVVSWTTFIAGLVVCGDLDAARRAFDQMPTRNVVSWTAMINAYVRNQRPHEAFELFWRMLLANVKPNEFTLVNLLKACSELGSLKLGRWIHDYALKNGFDLGAFLGTALIDMYSKCGSLDDARQVFREMQIKSLATWNAMITSLGVHGYGEEALSLFTKMEEANVRPDAITFVGVICACLQTDKVREGDMYFKYMREHYGITPVVEHYTCMIELYSRANLLNALDELVKGMPRELSDDVAAAWIKSRLIDDIDDTENSLEHQGEELQYWETRTEHLSQYQLQGFKWDVG